The Mustela erminea isolate mMusErm1 chromosome 18, mMusErm1.Pri, whole genome shotgun sequence genome has a window encoding:
- the SGSH gene encoding N-sulphoglucosamine sulphohydrolase isoform X1 has translation MHRRGPACGLLLLTLVLCCWHRARPRNVLLLLADDGGFESGAYNNSAISTPHLDALARRSLTFRNAFTSVSSCSPSRASLLTGLPQHQNGMYGLHQDAHHFNSFDEVQSLPQLLSQAGVRTGIIGKKHVGPKTVYPFDFAYTEENGSILQVGRNITRIKLLVRKFLQTRDDRPFFLYVAFHDPHRCGHSQPQYGAFCEKFGNGERGMGRIPDWTPRTYDPRDVVVPYFVPDTPVARADLAAQYSTIGRMDQGVGLVLQELRTAGVLNDTLVIFTSDNGIPFPSGRTNLYWPGTAEPLLVSSPEHTKRWGQVSEAYVSLLDLTPTVLDWFSIPYPSYAIFGSKPVRLTGRSLLPALDAEPLWNTVFGSQSHHEVTMAYPMRSVHHGTFRLVHNLHFKMPFPIDQDFYVSPTFQDLLNRTVAGRPTGWYKDLHRYYYRERWELYDRSQDPHETRNLAADPRYAQVLELLRTQLAKWQWETHDPWVCAPDGVLEERLSPQCRPLHNEL, from the exons ATGCACCGCCGAGGGCCGGCctgcgggctgctgctgctgaccCTGGTCCTCTGCTGCTGGCACCGGGCGCGTCCCCGGAACGTGCTGCTGCTCCTCG CGGACGACGGAGGCTTCGAGAGTGGCGCCTACAACAACAGTGCCATCAGCACCCCACACCTGGACGCCTTGGCCCGCCGCAGCCTGACCTTCCGCAATGCCTTCACCTCCGTCAGCAGCTGCTCCCCCAGCCGAGCCAGCCTGCTCACCGGCCTGCCGCAG CATCAGAATGGGATGTACGGCCTGCACCAGGACGCCCACCACTTCAACTCCTTCGACGAGGTGCAGAGCCTGCCACAGCTGCTCAGCCAAGCCGGCGTTCGCACGG GCATCATCGGGAAGAAGCACGTAGGGCCCAAGACGGTGTACCCTTTCGACTTTGCGTACACGGAGGAGAATGGCTCCATCCTCCAGGTGGGACGGAACATCACCAGAATTAAGCTGCTGGTCCGGAAGTTCCTGCAGACTCGGGACGACAG GCCCTTCTTCCTCTACGTCGCCTTCCATGACCCTCACCGCTGTGGGCACTCGCAGCCCCAGTACGGGGCCTTCTGTGAGAAGTTTGGCAACGGCGAGCGCGGCATGGGGCGGATCCCAGACTGGACCCCGCGGACCTACGACCCACGGGACGTGGTG GTGCCGTACTTTGTCCCGGACACTCCCGTGGCCCGAGCTGACCTGGCGGCTCAGTACAGCACCATCGGCCGCATGGACCAGG GGGTTGGACTCGTGCTCCAGGAGCTGCGCACGGCAGGTGTCCTGAATGACACCCTAGTGATCTTCACGTCCGACAACGGGATCCCCTTCCCCAGCGGCAGGACCAACCTGTACTGGCCGGGCACAGCTGAACCCTTGCTGGTGTCGTCCCCAGAGCACACGAAACGCTGGGGTCAGGTCAGCGAGGCCTACGTGAGCCTCTTAG ATCTCACGCCCACCGTCTTGGACTGGTTCTCCATCCCCTACCCGAGCTATGCCATCTTTGGATCAAAGCCTGTCCGGCTCACTGGCCGGTCCCTCCTGCCGGCGCTGGACGCAGAGCCGCTCTGGAACACCGTCTTCGGCAGCCAGAGCCACCACGAGGTCACCATGGCCTACCCCATGCGCTCCGTGCACCACGGGACCTTCCGCCTCGTGCACAACCTCCACTTCAAGATGCCCTTTCCCATCGACCAGGACTTCTACGTGTCGCCCACCTTTCAGGACCTCCTGAATCGCACCGTGGCCGGCCGCCCCACGGGCTGGTATAAAGATCTCCACCGCTACTACTACCGGGAGCGCTGGGAGCTGTATGACAGGAGCCAGGACCCCCACGAGACCCGGAACCTGGCTGCCGACCCCCGCTACGCGCAGGTCCTTGAACTGCTGCGGACCCAGCTGGCCAAGTGGCAGTGGGAGACCCATGACCCCTGGGTGTGCGCCCCTGACGGGGTCCTGGAGGAGAGGCTCTCCCCCCAGTGCCGGCCCCTCCACAACGAGCTGTGA
- the SGSH gene encoding N-sulphoglucosamine sulphohydrolase isoform X2 has product MHRRGPACGLLLLTLVLCCWHRARPRNVLLLLADDGGFESGAYNNSAISTPHLDALARRSLTFRNAFTSVSSCSPSRASLLTGLPQHQNGMYGLHQDAHHFNSFDEVQSLPQLLSQAGVRTGIIGKKHVGPKTVYPFDFAYTEENGSILQVGRNITRIKLLVRKFLQTRDDRPFFLYVAFHDPHRCGHSQPQYGAFCEKFGNGERGMGRIPDWTPRTYDPRDVVVPYFVPDTPVARADLAAQYSTIGRMDQGVGLVLQELRTAGVLNDTLVIFTSDNGIPFPSGRTNLYWPGTAEPLLVSSPEHTKRWGQVSEAYVSLLDAVRRIREGRAAAHCHTACEHRARILAWVTVFEAVAPPTGPQISRPPSWTGSPSPTRAMPSLDQSLSGSLAGPSCRRWTQSRSGTPSSAARATTRSPWPTPCAPCTTGPSASCTTSTSRCPFPSTRTSTCRPPFRTS; this is encoded by the exons ATGCACCGCCGAGGGCCGGCctgcgggctgctgctgctgaccCTGGTCCTCTGCTGCTGGCACCGGGCGCGTCCCCGGAACGTGCTGCTGCTCCTCG CGGACGACGGAGGCTTCGAGAGTGGCGCCTACAACAACAGTGCCATCAGCACCCCACACCTGGACGCCTTGGCCCGCCGCAGCCTGACCTTCCGCAATGCCTTCACCTCCGTCAGCAGCTGCTCCCCCAGCCGAGCCAGCCTGCTCACCGGCCTGCCGCAG CATCAGAATGGGATGTACGGCCTGCACCAGGACGCCCACCACTTCAACTCCTTCGACGAGGTGCAGAGCCTGCCACAGCTGCTCAGCCAAGCCGGCGTTCGCACGG GCATCATCGGGAAGAAGCACGTAGGGCCCAAGACGGTGTACCCTTTCGACTTTGCGTACACGGAGGAGAATGGCTCCATCCTCCAGGTGGGACGGAACATCACCAGAATTAAGCTGCTGGTCCGGAAGTTCCTGCAGACTCGGGACGACAG GCCCTTCTTCCTCTACGTCGCCTTCCATGACCCTCACCGCTGTGGGCACTCGCAGCCCCAGTACGGGGCCTTCTGTGAGAAGTTTGGCAACGGCGAGCGCGGCATGGGGCGGATCCCAGACTGGACCCCGCGGACCTACGACCCACGGGACGTGGTG GTGCCGTACTTTGTCCCGGACACTCCCGTGGCCCGAGCTGACCTGGCGGCTCAGTACAGCACCATCGGCCGCATGGACCAGG GGGTTGGACTCGTGCTCCAGGAGCTGCGCACGGCAGGTGTCCTGAATGACACCCTAGTGATCTTCACGTCCGACAACGGGATCCCCTTCCCCAGCGGCAGGACCAACCTGTACTGGCCGGGCACAGCTGAACCCTTGCTGGTGTCGTCCCCAGAGCACACGAAACGCTGGGGTCAGGTCAGCGAGGCCTACGTGAGCCTCTTAG ATGCAGTCCGGAGGATCAGAGAGGGCAGGGCAGCTGCCCACTGTCACACAGCTTGTGAGCACCGAGCTAGGATTTTAGCTTGGGTCACGGTCTTTGAGGCTGTTGCTCCTCCCACAGGCCCACAG ATCTCACGCCCACCGTCTTGGACTGGTTCTCCATCCCCTACCCGAGCTATGCCATCTTTGGATCAAAGCCTGTCCGGCTCACTGGCCGGTCCCTCCTGCCGGCGCTGGACGCAGAGCCGCTCTGGAACACCGTCTTCGGCAGCCAGAGCCACCACGAGGTCACCATGGCCTACCCCATGCGCTCCGTGCACCACGGGACCTTCCGCCTCGTGCACAACCTCCACTTCAAGATGCCCTTTCCCATCGACCAGGACTTCTACGTGTCGCCCACCTTTCAGGACCTCCTGA